In one window of Streptomyces roseofulvus DNA:
- a CDS encoding NAD(P)H-hydrate dehydratase yields the protein MRTAHRVETVRAAEAALMARLPEGALMQRAAAGLAAACCSLLGKGRVYGSRVVLLVGSGDNGGDALYAGARLARRGAGVTAVLLGPRAHGAGLAALRAAGGRVTEDPYEALAAADLVLDGITGIGGRGGLRPEAVPVARAARGSGAVVVAVDLPSGIDADTGEVTGEALRADATITFGTYKPGLLVDPAREYAGALRLVDIGLAATLPSVPDAEALQHQDVARTLPAPGAESDKYRRGVLGIVAGSARYPGAAVLAVAGALRGGAGAVRYVGPAREAVIAAHPETLVHSGPPEKAGRVQAWAVGPGLGDGPGTGVAVAEVLASDVPVLVDADGLRVLDPDTVRERTAPTLLTPHAGEAAALLGTDRAAVEAGRLAAVRALAARYGATVLLKGSTTLVCGPGGTGPVRVNPTGTPWLATAGSGDVLSGLAGSLLAAGLDPVDAASCAAYLHGLAARRAAAGPGPITATEVADSLRAAWRDVRES from the coding sequence GCCTGCTGCTCGCTGCTCGGCAAGGGGCGGGTGTACGGCTCCCGGGTCGTCCTCCTCGTCGGCAGCGGCGACAACGGCGGCGACGCCCTCTACGCCGGCGCCCGGCTCGCCCGGCGCGGCGCCGGCGTCACCGCCGTACTGCTCGGCCCCCGCGCCCACGGCGCCGGACTCGCCGCGCTCCGGGCGGCCGGCGGACGCGTCACCGAGGACCCGTACGAGGCGCTGGCCGCCGCCGACCTCGTCCTCGACGGCATCACCGGCATCGGCGGGCGCGGCGGGCTGCGCCCCGAGGCCGTCCCCGTCGCCCGGGCCGCGCGCGGCTCCGGCGCGGTCGTCGTCGCCGTCGACCTGCCCAGCGGCATCGACGCCGACACCGGCGAGGTCACCGGGGAGGCCCTGCGCGCCGACGCGACGATCACCTTCGGCACGTACAAGCCCGGCCTGCTCGTCGACCCCGCCCGGGAGTACGCGGGCGCCCTGCGGCTCGTCGACATCGGGCTCGCCGCCACCCTCCCGTCCGTCCCCGACGCGGAGGCGCTCCAGCACCAGGACGTGGCCCGGACACTGCCCGCGCCCGGCGCCGAGAGCGACAAGTACCGGCGCGGCGTCCTCGGGATCGTCGCCGGCTCCGCCCGCTACCCCGGCGCCGCCGTCCTCGCCGTCGCCGGCGCCCTGCGCGGCGGCGCCGGGGCCGTCCGGTACGTCGGCCCCGCGCGCGAGGCGGTGATCGCCGCCCACCCGGAGACCCTGGTGCACTCGGGGCCGCCGGAGAAGGCCGGCCGCGTCCAGGCGTGGGCCGTCGGACCGGGGCTCGGCGACGGGCCCGGCACCGGAGTCGCGGTCGCCGAGGTGCTCGCCTCCGACGTGCCCGTCCTGGTCGACGCGGACGGCCTGCGCGTCCTCGACCCCGACACCGTGCGCGAGCGGACCGCGCCCACCCTGCTCACCCCGCACGCCGGCGAGGCGGCCGCCCTGCTCGGCACCGACCGGGCGGCCGTGGAGGCCGGCCGGCTCGCCGCCGTCCGCGCACTCGCCGCCCGCTACGGCGCCACCGTCCTCCTCAAGGGCTCCACCACCCTGGTCTGCGGGCCCGGCGGCACCGGCCCGGTCCGGGTCAACCCCACCGGCACCCCCTGGCTCGCCACCGCCGGCTCCGGCGACGTCCTCTCCGGCCTGGCCGGCTCCCTCCTCGCCGCCGGCCTCGACCCCGTCGACGCCGCCTCCTGCGCCGCCTACCTGCACGGCCTCGCCGCCCGCCGGGCCGCCGCCGGCCCCGGCCCGATCACCGCCACCGAGGTCGCCGACTCCCTCCGCGCCGCCTGGCGCGACGTCCGGGAGTCCTGA
- a CDS encoding L,D-transpeptidase family protein — protein MIRWRSRILPPLLAAALLAGTAPAYGDEPDPTPPEPAPADALVPGIAGAGRPEYPMDTPDQVLPPTAPDGEIPVPEPEEEVDELVEYLPRGAVKAACTATTGLYQRQVERLLKLKVDGKQSAADCRAIRAFQTRQKIKPANGYAGPVTWGRAELLAARKNPNAAGKCPVRSYPVACVDLNRELMWVQKGKKVTYAVVNIRSGRAGYRTRTGWHSVYWRHKDHWSTIYDTPMPFSQFFDGGQAFHGVYGPIATPTGSRGCVNLSYRNAEKLWSVLRKGDRVYIWGKRPGL, from the coding sequence GTGATCAGATGGAGAAGCCGCATCCTGCCGCCGTTGCTCGCCGCCGCCCTCCTGGCCGGCACCGCCCCCGCGTACGGGGACGAGCCCGATCCCACGCCGCCCGAACCCGCCCCCGCCGACGCCCTCGTGCCCGGCATCGCCGGCGCCGGGCGCCCCGAGTACCCCATGGACACCCCCGACCAGGTCCTGCCGCCGACCGCCCCCGACGGCGAGATCCCCGTCCCCGAACCGGAGGAGGAGGTCGACGAACTCGTCGAGTACCTCCCGCGCGGCGCCGTCAAGGCCGCCTGCACCGCCACGACCGGGCTCTACCAGCGCCAGGTCGAACGGCTGCTGAAGCTCAAGGTCGACGGGAAGCAGTCCGCCGCCGACTGCAGGGCCATCCGCGCCTTTCAGACCCGGCAGAAGATCAAGCCCGCCAACGGCTACGCGGGCCCCGTCACCTGGGGCCGCGCCGAACTCCTCGCCGCCCGCAAGAACCCCAACGCCGCCGGGAAGTGCCCCGTCCGCTCCTACCCGGTCGCCTGCGTCGACCTGAACCGCGAGCTGATGTGGGTGCAGAAGGGCAAGAAGGTCACGTACGCCGTGGTCAACATCCGCAGCGGACGGGCCGGCTACCGCACCCGCACCGGCTGGCACTCCGTCTACTGGCGCCACAAGGACCACTGGTCGACCATCTACGACACGCCGATGCCGTTCTCCCAGTTCTTCGACGGCGGCCAGGCGTTCCACGGCGTCTACGGGCCGATCGCCACCCCCACCGGAAGCCGCGGCTGCGTCAACCTGAGCTACCGGAACGCGGAGAAGCTCTGGTCCGTCCTCCGCAAGGGTGACCGGGTCTACATCTGGGGCAAGCGGCCGGGACTGT